The genomic window GATGACCAACCAGATCATCAGCAGCAACCCCACCACCGCCACCATGCAGGCCGCGGCGTGCGTCAGCGTGTTGGCCCACTCGTCCCGCATGGGATCCATAAAGGGAGGCGGTTCGGAGCCGGCGATGGGTGTCGAGGATTCCGGGAGCGGAGGCGTTTCAGAGGACACGACTATTTCTGGATGCGGCGTTCTTCTGGCAGATACAGCCAAGCTCCACAAGCTGAACAGACCATGTAGTTGTTCAGGTACAATTCGTTCATCACTTGGGGAGACAACGTCTGATAACAGCCGCCGCAGGATTCTCCATCCACCGGTGCTAGGCCGTCTTCACCACGAGCGGCGATGATCCGGTCGTACTCCTGTTTCATCTCCGGCGGCATCGCGGTTTCGGTTTCCTTCAGTTCCGCTTGGACGCGTTCCAGATCCGGCGTCAACACCGCTTGGCGGGTGGCGATTTGCTCCAGCAAGGCGGTCTGGTCTTCCTGTCGCTGAGCCAGCTCTTTGGCTCGCTTGTCGACGGCCGCTTCCAGTTCGTCCAGCTGCTCGAGCGATTCGAAGATTTCGTCGCTGAGCACTTCGTTGGCTTGTTGATCGGCGGCAATTTGCTCTTTCAAGGCGTCGTATTCGCGGTTGCTCGACGCCGTGTTGAGTTTACTCTGGGTGTCCGCCACACGCTGTTCACGCGTCTTCAGCTGCAATTGTTTTTCATCCGACGCCAAACGCGCCTGTTTGAGCGTTTCTTTGGCGTCGCTTAACGCTTGTTCGCAGGCCACGACCGCCGCTTCACCAGCTTTTTGTTGTCGCGGGCCCCGCTGCAACTGGCCCTTGATATCGTTGATTTGCCGGTGAAGTCGATGCAATGTGCACAACAAATCTGCGGAGCTGCTTGCGTCCGACATAATCCACCTGTGTTGAGAAAGTTGACGTAGAACGTCTGGTATCGATCCTTACAGGTTCGGTTACGGGCGGCTTCTATGCAAGCACCCACCGTCTGGCGACGCGCGCCCTCGCAGCTTCGCTCGCCAGAGTGTGGTCGTCGCGAGCAACCACCGTCTGGCGACGTTAGCTACCGTTGCCAACGCCGCCTGGGGCGATGCTAGAATACCCCTTCACACTGCTCCTCTTTGCTCGGCTCCGCCCATGACGTCTCCCATCCCCCTTGCCGAAGTGTTCCGTTTCTGTCCTCGCTGCGGCGCCTCGAACGAAACCCCTGGCGATGAGCCCTTCCGCTGTGCGGCTTGCGATTTTGTGTTTTACTTTGGGCCGGTGGGAGCGGTTGGTGGGATTATCGCAAATCAACAGCGGCAGGTATTATTGATCCGCCGGGCCAAAGATCCAGGCAAAGGCGAATATGGTTTGCCTGGTGGGTTTGTCGATCCCGGCGAGTCGGCGGAGATTGCGCTCAGCCGCGAAGTGCACGAGGAGTTGGGGTTGACGGTGACCGAGCATCAGGTTTTGGTGTCGTATCCCAACATCTACAACTATCGCGGCGTCGCCCTGCCGGTGC from Roseimaritima ulvae includes these protein-coding regions:
- a CDS encoding zinc ribbon domain-containing protein produces the protein MHRLHRQINDIKGQLQRGPRQQKAGEAAVVACEQALSDAKETLKQARLASDEKQLQLKTREQRVADTQSKLNTASSNREYDALKEQIAADQQANEVLSDEIFESLEQLDELEAAVDKRAKELAQRQEDQTALLEQIATRQAVLTPDLERVQAELKETETAMPPEMKQEYDRIIAARGEDGLAPVDGESCGGCYQTLSPQVMNELYLNNYMVCSACGAWLYLPEERRIQK
- a CDS encoding NUDIX domain-containing protein, producing MTSPIPLAEVFRFCPRCGASNETPGDEPFRCAACDFVFYFGPVGAVGGIIANQQRQVLLIRRAKDPGKGEYGLPGGFVDPGESAEIALSREVHEELGLTVTEHQVLVSYPNIYNYRGVALPVLDVFYVCSVDMTETIRAAASEVSCWEWCECDDHVLAQMAFESNRKALELFRETCIDLPGRS